The Streptomyces halobius genomic interval TCGGCAAGGGCATCTACGCCATTCCGCAGGCATCCGGGCCGATGGGCCTGTTCGTCCGCCAGGACCTCTTCGACAGATGGGACGTCGGGATCCCCCGGACCTGGGACGACTACGAGGCCGCCGCCGAAGCCGTCCGCAAGAAGGGCGCCTGGATCGAGACCTTCGCGCCCACCAACGGCAACCGCTTCGCCGGACTCTGCTGGCAGGCCGGCGCCGAGTGGTACGCCCACGACGGCGACACCTGGATCGTGCACATCGACGACGAACCCAGCCGCAAGGTCGCCGACTACTGGGAATCCCTGGTCAGGCGGAAACTGGTCAAGACCATCCCGGACCGGCAGAACGCCTGGTACAAGGACCTGCAGACCGGTGCCATCGCGGCCTGGGTGGGCGCCAGTTGGGGCGATGCGCTGCTGATCGGCAACGCCCCCGGCACCAAGGGCGGATGGCGGGCCGCGCCGCTGCCGCAGTGGCAGGCCGGCGGCCAGGCGTACGCCAACTGGGGCGGCTCGACCACCGCCGTCTTCGCCAAGGCGAGCTACCCCAAGGACGCCCTGGACTTCGCCGTCTGGCTCAACACCGACCCCGAGTCCATCGCCCTGCTGATCGACGGCGGCTATGGCTTCCCCAGCGCCAAGAAGGGCTATGCCACCGGCGACCTCGACCTCGACAAGGACTTCTTCGGCGGCCAGGCGTACAGCAAGGTCTTCGCGGACGCCGGGGCACATGTCGACACCAGCTGGCGGTGGGGACCCGGTGTCGACACCCTCTACCAGCGGCTCGGCGACGCCTTCACCGAGGCGCTCGGCGACGGCGGTTCCTTCCGCTCCGTCCTGAAGAAGGTGCAGGGCCAGACGGTCTCCGACCTCAAGGGCAAGGGCCTGAAGGTGGAGAGCGGCGGGTGAGCCGGGACACCCTGAGCCGGCCCGCACCGGCCGCCCGTCAGCGGCCGCGCCGCGCCTCCCGTACCGAGGCGCGTAACGCCCGCGCCGCGGCCTGCTTCGTCCTGCCTTTCTTCGCGCTCTTCGGCCTCTGCTTCCTCGCCCCGATCGGCTACGCCGTCCACCAGAGCCTGCGCAGAACCGAACGCACCGGCCCGCTCGGCCTCGGCGGCCAGGAACACGACGTCTTCGCCGGACTCGCCAACTACGCGCACGCCCTCGCCGACGACCGCTTTCTGACCGGCTTCGGCCGGGTCCTGCTGTTCGGTGCCGTCCAGATCCCGCTGATGATCGTGCTCGCGACGGCGCTGGCGCTGCTCCTGGAGAGCGCGAGCGCCCGCGGCGTCACCTTCTTCCGCAGCGCCTTCTTCCTCCCCTACGGCGTGCCCGGCGTCATCGCCTCGATTCTGTGGGGCTTCCTGTACGTCCCCGGCATCAGCCCCCTGGTGAAGATCGCCGACGTGGCCGGCTGGGACGTCGACTTCCTCGCCCGCGGCACCGTCCTGTGGTCCATCGCCAACATCGTCACCTGGCAGTTCACCGGCTACACCATGCTGGTGCTGATCGCCCAGCTCAAGTCCGTGCCGGAGGAGCTCTACGAGGCCGCGCGGATCGACGGCGCCAACGCCTGGCAGGTCGCCCGGCATGTCAAACTCCCGCTCATCCGGCCCGCCCTCGTCCTCACCACCGTCTTCAGCATCATCGGCACCCTCCAGCTGTTCGCGGAACCGATGGTGCTGCGGCCGCTCGCCTCCTCCATCGACTCCGGCTTCACCCCCAATCTGCACGCCTACAGCGAGGCGTTCGTCGGCAACAACCAGCATGTGGCGGCGGCGGAGGCGGTCCTGCTCGCGCTGGTGGCGTGCGTCCTGTCCTTCGGCTTCCTGCGGCTGGTGGGCCGCCGGGGTGAGGATCGGGGATGACCCGGTTACCGCCCCGAGCGTGCAGGCCGCGGCCATCGGTCCCCGTACGGACGACGCGGCCACCGGTCCGAGGGCGTACGACCCGGCCACCGGTCCGCTACCGGATCATCACCGCCTCGCTGCTGACCATCGCCGCGCTCTACTTCCTGGTGCCGGTCTACTGGCTGACCGTCTCGGCCACCAAGAACAGCGCCGATCTCTTCGGCACCTTCGGCTTCTGGTTCTCCGACGACCCGCGGCCCGTCGGCCACCTCGTCGACGTCCTCACCTACGACCACGGCGTCTACGTCCGCTGGTTCGGCAACTCCCTGCTCTACGCGGGGATCGGTGCGGTCTGCGCCACCCTGCTGTCCGCCGCGGCGGGCTACGCCCTGGCCAAATTCCCGTTCCGCGGCCGGGAGGCGGTCTTCAACGTGGTACTCGCCGGGGTCCTCATCCCGGGGACCGCGCTCGCCCTCCCCCTCTACTTCCTGTTCAGCGCGATGGGCCTGGCCAACACCTACTGGGCGGTGCTGATCCCCAGCGTGGTCAGCCCGTTCGGCGTCTATCTGTGCCGGATCTACGCGGCCGCGGCCGTCCCCGACTCCCTCCTGGAAGCGGCCAGGATCGACGGCGCGGGCGAGGCGAGAATCTTCGGCGGGCTCGGGCTGCGGCTGATGACGCCCGCACTGGTCACCGTCTTCCTGTTCCAGTTCGTGCACATCTGGAACAACTACTTCCTGCCGCTGGTGATGCTGTCCGATTCGTCGCTGTACCCGATACAGCTGGGACTGACGTCATGGACGGGCTACGCGGACCGGCAGCCGGTGCTCTACCAGTTCACGGTGGGTGGCGCGTTTCTGTCGGTGGTGCCGCTGATGGTGCTGATGACGGGGCTTCAGCGGTATTGGCGGACGGGGCTCACGGAGGGGAGCGTCAAGGCGTGAGGGCGGCGTCGTCAGGGGGCGGGCTGCTTGCCGTGGGGGTGTTGGCGGGTTTGCTGTGATGGTGCGGTCCGTGTGCCGTGGGGGTGTCGGCGGGTTCGCCGTGACGGCGGGACCTGCCGGGCGCCCGTCCTGCCGAGGCGTGACAGTATCGCTGTCATGACTACTTCTGACGATGCCCAGCCCGTGAACGCCGCGACCGCGGCGAAGGCCGCCCTCAAACGTGACCCCTGGGACCTCCCGGACGTCTCCGGCCTGGTGGTCGGCGTCCTCGGCGGCACCGGCGACCAGGGACGCGGCCTGGCCTACCGGTTCGCCGTGGCCGGCCAGAAGGTGATCATCGGCTCCCGGGCCGCCGAGCGCGCGCAGGCCGCGGCGGACGACCCCCAGCTGAGCGGCCTGGGTGTGGAGGGCGCGGACAACGCCGAGTGCGCGCGGCGTAGCGATGTCGTGATCGTCGCGGTGCCCTGGGAAGGCCACGCCAAGACGCTGGAGGCGCTCCGCGAGGAGCTGGCCGGCAAGCTCGTCATCGACTGCGTCAACCCGCTCGGCTTCGACAAGAAGGGCGCGTACGCGCTCAAGCCGGAGGAGGGCAGCGCGGCCGAGCAGGCCGCCGCGCTGCTTCCCGAGTCGCGGGTCACCGCCGCCTTCCACCACCTCTCGGCGGTGCTGCTGCAGGACCCGGAGACCGCGGAGATCGACACCGATGTGATGGTGCTCGGCGAGGCCCGCGCCGACACGGACCTGGTCCAGGCGCTGGCCGCCCGTATCCCCGGCATGCGCGGCGTCTTCGCCGGC includes:
- a CDS encoding carbohydrate ABC transporter permease, with amino-acid sequence MTRLPPRACRPRPSVPVRTTRPPVRGRTTRPPVRYRIITASLLTIAALYFLVPVYWLTVSATKNSADLFGTFGFWFSDDPRPVGHLVDVLTYDHGVYVRWFGNSLLYAGIGAVCATLLSAAAGYALAKFPFRGREAVFNVVLAGVLIPGTALALPLYFLFSAMGLANTYWAVLIPSVVSPFGVYLCRIYAAAAVPDSLLEAARIDGAGEARIFGGLGLRLMTPALVTVFLFQFVHIWNNYFLPLVMLSDSSLYPIQLGLTSWTGYADRQPVLYQFTVGGAFLSVVPLMVLMTGLQRYWRTGLTEGSVKA
- the npdG gene encoding NADPH-dependent F420 reductase; amino-acid sequence: MTTSDDAQPVNAATAAKAALKRDPWDLPDVSGLVVGVLGGTGDQGRGLAYRFAVAGQKVIIGSRAAERAQAAADDPQLSGLGVEGADNAECARRSDVVIVAVPWEGHAKTLEALREELAGKLVIDCVNPLGFDKKGAYALKPEEGSAAEQAAALLPESRVTAAFHHLSAVLLQDPETAEIDTDVMVLGEARADTDLVQALAARIPGMRGVFAGRLRNAHQVESLVANLISVNRRYKAHAGLRVTDV
- a CDS encoding carbohydrate ABC transporter permease, which encodes MSRDTLSRPAPAARQRPRRASRTEARNARAAACFVLPFFALFGLCFLAPIGYAVHQSLRRTERTGPLGLGGQEHDVFAGLANYAHALADDRFLTGFGRVLLFGAVQIPLMIVLATALALLLESASARGVTFFRSAFFLPYGVPGVIASILWGFLYVPGISPLVKIADVAGWDVDFLARGTVLWSIANIVTWQFTGYTMLVLIAQLKSVPEELYEAARIDGANAWQVARHVKLPLIRPALVLTTVFSIIGTLQLFAEPMVLRPLASSIDSGFTPNLHAYSEAFVGNNQHVAAAEAVLLALVACVLSFGFLRLVGRRGEDRG
- a CDS encoding ABC transporter substrate-binding protein, with product MTSNDTHRRAVLGTAAAVAAGWALTGCGDGGRDAPREREKGQRINLTFWSWVPGIDKPVGLWNRTHPEVQVTVEKVSAVNGQQYAKMHAAIKAGNPPDLGQIEFPVVPGFLLDNGLLDLAPLGAARHKNKFSGWQWQQSVFGKGIYAIPQASGPMGLFVRQDLFDRWDVGIPRTWDDYEAAAEAVRKKGAWIETFAPTNGNRFAGLCWQAGAEWYAHDGDTWIVHIDDEPSRKVADYWESLVRRKLVKTIPDRQNAWYKDLQTGAIAAWVGASWGDALLIGNAPGTKGGWRAAPLPQWQAGGQAYANWGGSTTAVFAKASYPKDALDFAVWLNTDPESIALLIDGGYGFPSAKKGYATGDLDLDKDFFGGQAYSKVFADAGAHVDTSWRWGPGVDTLYQRLGDAFTEALGDGGSFRSVLKKVQGQTVSDLKGKGLKVESGG